A genome region from Populus alba chromosome 3, ASM523922v2, whole genome shotgun sequence includes the following:
- the LOC118028546 gene encoding LOW QUALITY PROTEIN: subtilisin-like protease 4 (The sequence of the model RefSeq protein was modified relative to this genomic sequence to represent the inferred CDS: inserted 1 base in 1 codon), with amino-acid sequence MSQNQKAELWQSLKISRVGTSRSYQLAQQSSEKQQRMLYAYQNVMSGFAARLTQEEVKSMEEKDGFLSARPERILHLQTTRTPRFLGLHPELGFWKESNFGKGVIIGVLDGGIFPSHPSFSDEGMPPPPAKWKGRCDFNASDCNNKLIGARPVNIAAKAKKGSAATEPPIDVDGHGTHTASTAAGAFVKDAEVLGNARGTAVGNAPHAHLAIYKVCFGDPGDDCPESDILAGLDAAVLDGVDVLSLSLDGDSVPFFNDTIVIGSFAAIQKEIFVSCSAGNSGPFNGTLCNEAPWIPTVGASTVDRRFAATARLGNGEQIDGESLSQHSNFPSTLLPLVYAGMSGKPNSSLCGEGALEGMDVKGKIVLCERGGGIGRIAKGGEVKNAGGAAMILMNEEADGFSTNADVHVLPATHVSFVAGLKIKAYINSTLAPMATIXFKGTVIGDPSSPFVASFASRGPSLASPGILKPDIVGTGVSILAAWPFPLDNNTNSKSTFKIISGTSMSCPILSGIAALLKSSHPYWSPAAIKSAIMTTADTLNMEGKLIVDQTLQPADIFATGAGHVNPSRANNPGLVYGIQPDDYIPYLRGLVDADNEVSIIVHEQVKCSEKPSIPEGELNYPSFAATLGPSQTFTRTVTNVSPPGVDVTVKPSKLYFSKVNQKATYSVAFSRTEYGGKTSEIAQGYIVWASSKYTVRSPIAVSFK; translated from the exons ATGTCGCAAAACCAGAAGGCAGAACTTTGGCAGAGTTTGAAGATCTCGAGAGTTGGTACCAGTCGTTCTTACCAGTTAGCACAGCAAAGCTCGGAGAAGCAACAACGCATGCTTTACGCATACCAAAATGTAATGAGTGGTTTTGCAGCAAGATTGACACAGGAGGAAGTGAAAAGCATGGAAGAGAAGGATGGCTTTCTTTCAGCACGGCCTGAAAGGATATTACATCTACAAACAACACGTACCCCCCGCTTCTTGGGTTTGCATCCGGAACTGGGATTCTGGAAAGAATCGAATTTTGGAAAGGGAGTGATCATTGGAGTACTAGATGGTGGAATCTTCCCCAGCCACCCGTCATTCAGTGATGAAGGAATGCCACCACCTCCTGCCAAATGGAAAGGGAGGTGCGATTTTAACGCTTCAGACTGTAACAACAAACTCATTGGTGCAAGGCCGGTCAATATTGCGGCCAAAGCCAAGAAGGGATCAGCAGCAACTGAACCACCAATTGATGTAGATGGACATGGCACCCACACAGCAAGCACAGCTGCTGGTGCCTTTGTAAAAGATGCTGAAGTGCTAGGAAATGCCAGAGGCACAGCAGTTGGAAACGCGCCTCACGCTCATTTAGCAATTTACAAAGTGTGCTTTGGTGACCCTGGGGACGATTGTCCTGAAAGTGATATATTAGCTGGGCTTGATGCAGCTGTCTTGGATGGTGTTGATGTGCTCTCACTTTCCCTTGATGGAGATTCAGTTCCTTTCTTTAATGATACTATTGTCATAGGATCATTTGCAGCAATTCAAAAGGAAATATTTGTAAGCTGTTCAGCTGGAAATTCTGGCCCTTTCAACGGCACATTATGTAATGAAGCCCCGTGGATACCAACAGTTGGAGCAAGCACTGTAGATAGAAGATTTGCTGCTACTGCAAGGCTTGGAAATGGTGAACAAATTGATGGTGAATCCCTCTCCCAACATAGTAACTTCCCTTCAACGCTATTACCTCTAGTTTATGCTGGCATGAGCGGTAAACCGAATTCCTCTTTATGTGGTGAGGGAGCATTGGAAGGTATGGATGTGAAAGGAAAAATAGTCTTGTGCGAGAGAGGAGGGGGAATAGGCAGAATTGCTAAAGGGGGAGAAGTGAAAAACGCCGGCGGTGCTGCCATGATACTCATGAATGAAGAAGCCGATGGCTTCAGCACCAACGCTGATGTTCATGTTCTTCCTGCAACACATGTCAGCTTTGTTGCAGGGCTGAAGATCAAAGCGTATATAAATTCAACACTGGCACCGATGGCAACGA TATTTAAAGGAACTGTCATTGGAGACCCGTCATCTCCTTTTGTTGCTTCCTTCGCATCACGAGGCCCCAGCCTGGCAAGCCCGGGAATTCTGAAACCTGACATCGTTGGGACTGGAGTGAGCATTTTAGCTGCATGGCCATTCCCTCTTGACAACAATACGAACTCAAAATCAACCTTCAAGATAATTTCTGGCACGTCAATGTCATGCCCAATTCTTAGTGGCATCGCCGCCTTGCTCAAGAGCTCTCATCCCTACTGGTCACCTGCTGCTATCAAATCGGCCATCATGACTACTGCTGATACCCTAAACATGGAAGGCAAACTCATTGTCGACCAAACACTTCAACCTGCTGACATCTTTGCCACTGGGGCAGGCCACGTTAATCCATCAAGAGCAAACAACCCAGGATTAGTTTACGGCATCCAACCTGATGATTACATTCCTTACCTACGCGGTCTGGTCGACGCTGATAACGAAGTTAGCATAATTGTGCATGAGCAAGTTAAATGCTCAGAAAAACCAAGCATTCCTGAAGGTGAGCTGAACTACCCTTCATTTGCTGCCACGTTGGGACCTTCGCAGACATTCACAAGGACTGTGACAAACGTTTCCCCACCAGGAGTGGATGTGACTGTCAAGCCTTCTAAACTCTACTTTTCAAAGGTGAATCAGAAGGCAACATACTCAGTAGCGTTCTCCCGCACTGAATATGGTGGCAAAACCAGTGAAATTGCTCAAGGATACATAGTATGGGCGTCTTCTAAATACACTGTTAGGAGTCCAATTGCTGTAAGTTTCAAGTAG
- the LOC118028764 gene encoding LOW QUALITY PROTEIN: subtilisin-like protease (The sequence of the model RefSeq protein was modified relative to this genomic sequence to represent the inferred CDS: substituted 1 base at 1 genomic stop codon): MLVTILLSLTVLFSSTQAITDQVVSSSTSSSIVNQESKLETYIVFLKKSEGMVSAKPEDLDNWYQSFLPAVTTSSSNQQRLIDSYHHVVTGFAAKLTKQEAKAMETKEGFVSAWPQNVLNVKTTHTPNFLGLEQNLGFWNHSNYGKGVIVGVLDTGVTPYHPSFSDEGMPPPPPKWKGKCEFNGTLCNNKLIGARNFYSAGKPPIDGHGHGTHTASTAAGNPVPGASFFDQYNGTAVGIASSAHLAIYQVCSEFGSCSESDILAGMDTAVEDGVDVLSLSLGGPSVPFYEDSIAIGAFGAIQKGILVSCAAGNSGPFNESLSNEAPWILTVGASTVDISTRATVMLGNNAQYDGESFYQPTNFSSSLLPLFCAGSNGNESAAFCDPGYLKDVDVRGKVVLCERGGYSGLDNKGQEVKDAGGAAMIVMNDEFYGSVTTASLHVLPASHVTYADGLSVKAYINSTPSPMATILFKGTVFGVPYAPQVAMFSSRGPSLASPGILKPDILGPGVRILAAWLHPVDNRLNTTPGFNVISGTSMATPHLSGIAALLKSSHPDRSPAAIKSAIMTTAYLTNLGGMPITDQVFVPVDVFGIGSGHVNPTKADDPGNVYDVQPDDXIPYLCGLGYNDTAIGIIVQCPVTCSNSSSIPEAQLNYPSFSIKLGSGPQAYTRTVTNVGPLKSSYIAEIIAPQGVGVKVTPSAIELGGGRSKATYSVTFTRTANVKVPFAQRYLNRVSADHVVRSPTAVIFE; this comes from the coding sequence ATGTTGGTTACGATACTCCTTAGTCTGACTGTCTTGTTTAGCTCCACTCAAGCTATTACCGATCAAGTAGTCAGTTCATCAACTAGTAGCTCCATTGTGAACCAGGAAAGCAAACTAGAAACTTACATtgtgttcttaaaaaaatcagaaggcATGGTGTCTGCGAAACCTGAAGATCTAGATAACTGGTATCAATCATTTTTACCAGCAGTTACTACCTCAAGCTCAAACCAACAGCGTTTGATAGATTCCTACCACCATGTGGTCACAGGGTTTGCGGCAAAACTTACGAAGCAGGAAGCAAAGGCTATGGAAACGAAGGAAGGGTTCGTGTCAGCCTGGCCCCAGAATGTTTTGAACGTGAAGACAACTCATACTCCTAACTTCTTGGGTTTAGAACAGAATTTAGGATTTTGGAATCATTCAAATTATGGCAAAGGAGTGATAGTTGGAGTCTTGGATACCGGAGTAACACCATATCATCCTTCATTCAGCGACGAAGGAATGCCTCCCCCACCTCCAAAATGGAAAGGGAAGTGTGAATTTAACGGGACCTTGTGTAACAACAAGCTCATTGGTGCAAGAAATTTCTATTCTGCTGGTAAACCCCCAATTGATGGCCATGGGCACGGGACACACACAGCAAGCACAGCTGCAGGAAATCCTGTCCCAGGTGCAAGCTTTTTTGATCAGTACAACGGCACTGCAGTTGGCATAGCATCATCAGCTCACTTGGCAATATATCAAGTTTGTAGCGAGTTTGGTTCTTGTTCAGAAAGCGACATATTAGCTGGAATGGATACCGCAGTGGAGGACGGAGTCGATGTGCTTTCACTATCACTTGGTGGTCCATCAGTTCCTTTCTACGAGGATTCAATTGCAATTGGCGCCTTTGGAGCAATTCAAAAGGGCATTTTAGTGAGTTGTGCTGCGGGGAATTCAGGTCCTTTTAATGAATCATTATCAAACGAGGCCCCATGGATCCTAACCGTAGGGGCAAGTACTGTTGACATAAGCACAAGAGCAACTGTAATGCTTGGAAATAACGCTCAATATGACGGGGAATCCTTTTACCAGCCTACGAATTTCTCTTCATCTTTGTTGCCACTTTTTTGTGCAGGTTCCAATGGTAATGAATCAGCTGCATTTTGCGATCCAGGGTATTTGAAAGATGTTGATGTTAGGGGAAAGGTTGTGCTGTGTGAAAGAGGTGGATATTCAGGATTGGATAATAAAGGTCAAGAAGTGAAGGACGCTGGTGGTGCTGCAATGATTGTCATGAATGATGAGTTTTATGGCAGTGTTACCACAGCCAGTCTCCATGTACTACCGGCATCACATGTTACCTATGCAGATGGATTGAGTGTCAAGGCCTATATAAACTCAACACCATCACCAATGGCCACGATCCTTTTTAAAGGAACTGTTTTTGGTGTCCCGTACGCCCCCCAGGTTGCTATGTTTTCCTCGAGAGGCCCTAGTTTGGCGAGTCCTGGGATCTTGAAACCGGACATCTTGGGTCCTGGTGTTCGCATTCTAGCTGCTTGGCTTCATCCAGTGGATAACAGATTGAATACCACACCCGGATTTAATGTGATTTCAGGCACCTCAATGGCTACTCCTCATCTTAGTGGGATTGCAGCATTGCTCAAAAGCTCGCACCCTGACAGGTCACCTGCTGCCATAAAATCTGCAATCATGACAACCGCTTATTTAACAAATCTTGGAGGCATGCCCATTACTGATCAAGTTTTTGTTCCAGTTGATGTCTTTGGCATCGGCTCTGGCCATGTGAACCCAACGAAAGCAGATGATCCGGGGAATGTTTATGATGTTCAACCCGACGACTAAATTCCTTACTTATGTGGTCTTGGTTACAATGACACGGCTATAGGAATCATCGTACAGTGCCCTGTGACCTGCTCAAATAGTTCAAGCATACCTGAAGCACAGCTAAACTATCCTTCTTTTTCCATAAAATTGGGGTCTGGTCCTCAGGCATACACAAGGACAGTAACAAATGTCGGTCCTCTTAAATCATCTTACATTGCTGAAATCATTGCACCACAAGGTGTTGGTGTTAAGGTAACACCTAGCGCGATTGAGCTCGGCGGGGGCAGGTCGAAAGCAACATATTCAGTGACATTTACTCGAACCGCCAATGTGAAGGTGCCATTTGCTCAGAGATATCTGAATCGGGTTTCTGCTGATCATGTTGTTAGGAGCCCTACTGCTGTTATCTTTGAATAA
- the LOC118028545 gene encoding leucoanthocyanidin dioxygenase produces the protein MYICLAFLQTSVSYQAILCSQEISFIQHQECCCYIMVTSTFLVPRVESLASSGIQSIPKEYIRPQEELTSIRDVFEEEKSVEGPQVPTIDLKEMESEDKAVREKCREELVKASKEWGVMHLVNHGIPDDLIDRVKKAGQAFFDLPIEEKERHANDQASGNVQGYGSKLANNASGQLEWEDYFFHLIFPEDKRDLSIWPKTPSDYTEVTSEYARQLRSLASKILSVLSLGLGLEEGRLEKEAGGLEELLLQMKINYYPKCPQPDLALGVEAHSDVSALTFILHNMVPGLQLLYEGKWITAKCVPNSIIMHIGDTVEILSNGKYKSIIHRGLVNKEKVRISWAVFCEPPKEKIILKPLAEIVTEAEPPLFPPRTFAQHIEHKLFRKTQDSLLPRKS, from the exons ATGTACATTTGCTTAGCGTTTCTTCAAACCTCAGTATCCTATCAAGCGATTTTGTGTTCGCAAGAGATTAGTTTCATACAACATCAAGAGTGCTGTTGCTATATAATGGTGACTTCAACATTCCTGGTTCCAAGAGTTGAGAGTCTGGCAAGCAGTGGGATTCAATCAATCCCAAAAGAATATATTCGGCCCCAGGAGGAGCTAACTAGCATTCGCGATGTTTTCGAAGAAGAGAAGAGCGTTGAAGGGCCTCAAGTTCCAACCATTGATCTGAAGGAAATGGAATCTGAGGACAAAGCGGTCCGTGAGAAATGCAGGGAAGAGCTAGTCAAGGCATCTAAAGAGTGGGGTGTTATGCACCTTGTTAACCACGGAATTCCTGATGATTTGATTGATCGTGTCAAGAAAGCTGGACAGGCTTTCTTTGATCTTCCTATTGAGGAAAAGGAGAGGCATGCTAACGATCAGGCTTCTGGAAATGTTCAAGGTTATGGAAGCAAGCTAGCTAACAATGCTAGCGGGCAGCTTGAGTGGGAGGACTATTTCTTCCATCTCATTTTTCCTGAGGACAAGCGTGACCTCTCCATTTGGCCCAAGACACCTAGTGATTATAC TGAAGTCACAAGTGAATATGCAAGGCAGCTGAGAAGTTTAGCAAGCAAAATTCTGTCAGTACTGTCACTTGGCCTGGGATTGGAAGAAGGAAGACTAGAAAAGGAGGCCGGTGGTCTGGAAGAGTTGCTACTACAAATGAAGATCAACTACTACCCCAAGTGCCCTCAACCAGATCTAGCTTTAGGGGTTGAAGCTCACAGCGATGTAAGTGCACTCACTTTTATACTCCACAACATGGTGCCTGGTCTACAACTCTTATATGAAGGCAAGTGGATAACGGCAAAATGTGTCCCCAACTCAATCATCATGCACATTGGTGACACTGTTGAGATCTTGAGCAATGGAAAATACAAGAGTATTATTCACAGGGGACTTGTTAACAAGGAGAAGGTAAGGATTTCATGGGCAGTTTTTTGCGAGCCACCAAAGGAGAAAATCATCCTCAAGCCATTGGCAGAGATTGTGACTGAAGCTGAGCCACCATTGTTCCCTCCCCGCACCTTTGCTCAGCATATCGAGCATAAGCTTTTCAGGAAGACCCAAGATTCTCTACTACCCAGAAAAAGCTAA
- the LOC118028547 gene encoding LOW QUALITY PROTEIN: subtilisin-like protease (The sequence of the model RefSeq protein was modified relative to this genomic sequence to represent the inferred CDS: inserted 2 bases in 1 codon; substituted 2 bases at 2 genomic stop codons): protein MENNRSELLPTMVIVFLVGFISMFSFSQAYTDEGKPPRTSETSQKGKFETYIVFVQKPEEGVSADDLDSWYKSFLPVTIPSSNHQERMVYSYRHVATGFAAKLTAEEAKAMEDKDGFLSAKPQKILSLHTTHSPNFLGLQKNLGFWRNSTYGKGVIVGVLDTGISPDHPSFSDEGVPPPPTKWKGKCNFNGTVCNNKLIGARDLTSSKAAPPFDEEGHGTRTASTAAGNFVNDASVFGNANGTAVGMAPLAHLAIYKVCSDFGCAESDILAAMDAAVEDGVDVLSLSLGGGSAPFFEDSIAVGAFGATQKGIFVSCSAGNESPYNGSLSNEAPXILTVGASTIDRSIRADVLLGNSNHFIGESLFQSNSPPFMSLVYASAHGSQSAAFXAPESLTDMAVKGKIVLCERGGGIARIDKGQAVKDAGGAAMILMNDKDSGYSTLADAHVLPASHVSYSAGLSIKAYINSTQVPTATIMFLGTKIGDKTAPAVASFSSRGPSLASPGILKPDIIGPGVSILAAWPVSVENKTDTKSTFNIISGTSMSFPHLSGIAALLKSAHPDRSPAAIKSAIMTTADLVNLGNQPILDERLLPADILATGAGHVNPSKASDPGLVYDIQPDDYIPYLCGLGNPDKDISYIVQRQVNCSEESSMLEALLNYPSFSIVYGPNPATQTCTRTVTNVGPPNSSYTAFVDPPPGVNVTVTPKNIIFTNTEQTAIYSXTFTATSESNNDPIGQGYIRWVSDKHSIRSQILVSFSDED from the exons ATGGAGAACAATAGGTCCGAACTGTTGCCAACTATGGTGATTGTCTTTCTTGTTGGCTTCATCTCCATGTTTAGCTTCTCTCAAGCATACACTGATGAAGGGAAACCACCAAGAACTTCGGAGACTAGTCAAAAAGGCAAATTTGAAACTTACATTGTCTTTGTACAGAAGCCAGAGGAGGGAGTTTCTGCTGATGACCTGGACAGCTGGTACAAGTCATTTTTACCAGTTACAATTCCAAGTTCAAACCACCAGGAACGCATGGTGTATTCTTACAGACATGTCGCCACTGGGTTTGCTGCAAAACTAACAGCAGAAGAAGCAAAAGCTATGGAAGATAAGGATGGGTTTTTGTCTGCAAAGCCCCAAAAGATATTATCTCTACATACAACTCACAGTCCAAACTTCTTGGGGTtgcaaaaaaatttaggattttgGAGAAACTCAACTTATGGAAAGGGAGTGATTGTTGGGGTTTTGGACACTGGAATATCTCCGGATCACCCTTCATTCAGTGATGAAGGAGTGCCTCCTCCACCAACCAAATGGAAAGGGAAATGTAACTTCAACGGAACTGTGTGTAACAACAAACTCATTGGTGCAAGAGATCTAACTTCATCGAAAGCTGCACCGCCATTCGATGAAGAAGGCCATGGGACTCGCACGGCCAGCACAGCAGCTGGAAATTTTGTAAATGATGCCAGTGTGTTTGGCAATGCTAATGGCACAGCAGTTGGTATGGCGCCTCTGGCTCACCTGGCCATTTACAAAGTCTGCTCTGATTTTGGTTGTGCAGAAAGTGATATATTGGCTGCAATGGATGCTGCTGTTGAGGATGGAGTGGATGTGCTTTCGCTTTCCCTTGGTGGTGGCTCAGCGCCTTTTTTTGAAGATTCAATTGCAGTGGGAGCTTTTGGAGCAACTCAGAAGGGAATTTTCGTTAGTTGTTCAGCAGGGAATGAAAGTCCATATAATGGTTCTTTATCAAATGAGGCCCCGTAGATTCTCACTGTTGGAGCAAGCACCATTGATAGAAGCATAAGAGCAGATGTGTTGCTTGGGAATTCCAATCATTTTATTGGCGAATCCCTCTTCCAGTCAAATTCACCTCCATTTATGAGTCTTGTTTATGCAAGTGCTCATGGTTCTCAATCAGCAGCATTTTGAGCACCAGAATCACTGACAGATATGGCTGTCAAAGGCAAGATAGTTCTTTGTGAGAGAGGTGGTGGGATAGCAAGAATTGACAAAGGACAAGCTGTGAAGGATGCCGGTGGTGCTGCTATGATTCTTATGAATGACAAGGATAGTGGCTATAGCACCTTAGCAGATGCTCACGTACTTCCTGCATCACATGTGAGTTACTCAGCTGGGTTGAGCATCAAAGCCTACATAAACTCAACACAAGTTCCAACAGCTACAATCATGTTTCTTGGAACTAAAATTGGTGATAAAACTGCTCCGGCGGTTGCTTCATTTTCCTCTAGAGGCCCAAGCTTGGCAAGCCCAGGCATATTGAAACCCGATATTATAGGCCCTGGTGTGAGCATTCTAGCAGCATGGCCAGTTTCTGTGGAGAACAAGACAGATACGAAGTCAACATTTAACATTATCTCAGGCACCTCAATGTCTTTCCCACATCTGAGTGGCATTGCTGCTCTGCTCAAAAGTGCCCACCCTGACCGGTCTCCTGCTGCCATCAAATCTGCTATCATGACTACTGCTGATTTAGTAAACCTTGGCAACCAGCCAATTCTGGACGAGAGGCTTTTACCTGCTGATATATTGGCCACTGGAGCAGGCCATGTTAACCCATCAAAAGCAAGCGATCCGGGTCTTGTTTATGATATCCAGCCTGATGATTACATCCCTTACCTATGTGGCTTGGGTAATCCAGACAAAGACATAAGCTACATTGTGCAGCGCCAAGTCAACTGCTCAGAAGAGTCAAGCATGCTAGAAGCACTACTGAATTATCCTTCCTTTTCAATCGTGTATGGTCCTAATCCCGCAACTCAGACCTGTACCAGAACGGTGACAAATGTTGGCCCTCCCAACTCATCTTACACTGCCTTCGTCGATCCACCACCAGGGGTAAATGTTACCGTGACAcctaaaaacattatattcaCTAACACAGAACAGACTGCAATATACTC GACTTTTACTGCAACATCTGAGTCAAACAATGATCCAATAGGTCAAGGATATATCAGGTGGGTTTCAGATAAGCATTCAATTAGAAGCCAAATATTGGTTTCTTTCTCCGATGAAGATTAG